In Leguminivora glycinivorella isolate SPB_JAAS2020 chromosome 11, LegGlyc_1.1, whole genome shotgun sequence, a single window of DNA contains:
- the LOC125231433 gene encoding uncharacterized protein LOC125231433: MIYTFGSEKPREMLCPYATITIVSKRNVERMIRVNIVPYITTKVPMAMIESPIIDILADDTSTGEGIDLLIGNDLYFSFIRKSVDLGNNTFLVDSDFGWFLAGSATNNTEGDILSVATYCQCHDINQDHFTEPDLPLRTIDVKFLWSLESIGICDSPKTTCEEEAVQHFNKTVKYSEGRYQVKWPWIEYPPKLPTNFGLAFGRLKGVLRRSNKEDKTEYEKILKEQLEANIIEIVDPSTQVDHPVHYLPFHMVQQKGKRGRLVYDASAKLKNEKSLNECLYRGPNMLEDLTGLLLKFRIGKIAVTADVEKAFLQVGLQKEDRDVTRFLWIKDLDKELAEDNIVQYRFCRVPFGVISSPFLLAATIRYHISRTNKSLLPVIADKCYVDNLVTSVQSREDALKLYAQTRNSFNELGMNIRDWMSNDKEFMDKIPKQERAKPESEMKILGLVWNLKNDTLRLNLNNDTFESETVDRGITKKGVLRMLARLYDPCGFVSPLVLPGKLLFQEICTRKFKWDETLPEDLLTSWRNIIKDLKAVNEVELPRHVTSGVKPGCTKYELHCFTDASMNAYAAVVYLRVITEEHVSTSFLMSKCRITPAEDKSDLKIPRLELLGCLIGSRLLKYVKSHLDLNICKIYLWTDSQVVLAWIESSRLLPPFVLRRVNEIKQIKDMLGVEQRYVNSKQNPADIATRPELWHQKRDLWLHGPDFLLQDQNNWPKQQKNEELCLVGRALDMVDGPEMTMRGYEDQDNELDFSELEENSAPTTLHESLDSLQDLSEKESVSEIKKLQGKYFSEEVSGKVTSLSRNLGLFRDEDGILRCKGRNHPSQPR, translated from the exons ATGATTTATACATTTGGATCAGAGAAGCCTAGAGAAATGCTTTGCCCATATGCAACCATTACTATAGTAAGTAAACGTAATGTTGAAAGAATGATTAGAGTGAATATAGTCCCATACATCACTACAAAGGTACCAATGGCTATGATAGAGTCACCGATAATAGACATCTTGGCTGACGATACTTCTACTGGTGAAGGCATTGATTTATTGATTGGAAATGACTTATACTTTTCATTCATCAGAAAGAGTGTTGACTTGGGGAATAACACCTTTCTAGTAGATTCTGATTTTGGCTGGTTTCTCGCAGGAAGTGCTACCAACAACACGGAAGGGGACATTCTATCTGTGGCTACGTATTGCCAGTGCCATGATATTAATCAAGACCATTTTACAGAACCAGATCTTCCCCTGCGTACCATAGACGTCAAATTCTTATGGTCACTTGAGAGCATCGGGATATGTGATTCTCCAAAAACTACATGTGAGGAAGAAGCTGTTCAGCACTTCAACAAGACTGTCAAATACAGTGAAGGAAGGTACCAGGTCAAGTGGCCATGGATAGAGTATCCACCAAAATTGCCTACCAATTTCGGACTTGCCTTTGGTAGATTAAAGGGTGTATTGCGAAGATCAAATAAAGAAGATAAAACAGAATATGAGAAAATCTTAAAGGAACAGTTGGAAGCTAACATAATAGAAATTGTGGATCCTTCCACTCAAGTCGACCATCCTGTTCACTATCTACCTTTTCATATGGTTCAACAGAAAGGAAAAAGGGGCAGACTGGTCTATGATGCTTCAGCTAAGCTAAAAAACGAGAAAAGCTTGAATGAGTGCCTGTACAGGGGCCCAAACATGCTGGAAGACTTGACAGGATTGCTGCTGAAATTTAGGATTGGGAAGATTGCTGTCACTGCAGATGTTGAAAAAGCATTTCTTCAAGTTGGTCTACAGAAAGAGGACAGAGACGTGACCAGGTTTCTCTGGATCAAAGATTTGGACAAAGAACTGGCTGAAGACAACATCGTTCAATACAGATTCTGCAGAGTCCCTTTCGGGGTAATATCAAGCCCTTTCCTCTTAGCAGCAACAATTCGATACCACATTTCAAGGACTAACAAGAGTCTGCTTCCAGTGATAGCGGATAAATGTTATGTAGACAATTTGGTGACTTCGGTTCAGTCAAGAGAAGACGCTCTCAAATTGTATGCTCAAACTAGAAACTCATTCAATGAATTAGGAATGAACATACGAGATTGGATGTCGAACGACAAAGAGTTCATGGACAAGATTCCCAAGCAAGAGAGAGCTAAACCAGAGAGTGAAATGAAAATCCTCGGGTTGGTATGGAATTTGAAAAATGACACTTTACGTCTCAATCTGAATAACGATACCTTTGAAAGTGAGACTGTAGACAGGGGCATTACAAAGAAAGGAGTCTTGAGAATGCTAGCGCGTCTGTATGACCCATGTGGATTCGTATCCCCACTCGTGCTACCGGGAAAACTCTTGTTCCAGGAGATCTGTACTAGGAAGTTCAAATGGGATGAGACTCTGCCTGAAGACTTGTTGACATCATGGAGGAACATAATTAAAGATTTAAAAGCTGTTAACGAAGTAGAACTGCCCCGACATGTTACAAGTGGAGTAAAGCCGGGTTGTACTAAGTACGAACTACATTGCTTCACTGACGCGTCAATGAATGCATATGCAGCAGTCGTCTACTTGCGTGTCATAACTGAAGAGCATGTATCAACTTCGTTTCTTATGTCTAAGTGCAGAATAACCCCGGCAGAAGACAAGAGCGATCTCAAAATTCCTAGACTTGAATTGCTAGGGTGTCTGATAGGAAGTAGACTTCTGAAGTATGTCAAAAGCCACCTAGACCTAAATATATGCAAGATATATTTGTGGACGGATAGTCAAGTTGTCCTAGCTTGGATCGAATCAAGTAGGCTGCTTCCACCATTTGTATTGAGACGAGTCAATGAGATCAAGCAAATTAAGGATATGTTAGGAGTAGAGCAGCGCTATGTTAACTCAAAACAAAACCCTGCAGATATAGCTACTAGGCCAGAACTGTGGCATCAAAAACGGGATCTATGGCTCCATGGTCCAGATTTTCTTCTACAAGACCAAAACAATTGGCCAAAGCAGCAGAAGAACGAAGAATTGTGCTTGGTTGGGAGGGCTCTGGACATGGTGGACGGTCCAGAGATGACAATGAGAGGATATGAAGACCAAGATAATGAACTTGACTTTTCTGAATTGGAAGAAAATTCTGCACCCACTACACTTCATGAAAGTTTGGATTCTTTGCAAGACCTCTCAGAAAAAGAGTCAGTGTCCGAAATAAAGAAGTTGCAAGGAAAATACTTTTCAGAAGAAGTTTCAGGAAAGGTCACTAGTTTGTCACGAAACTTAGGTCTCTTTAGAGATGAAGATGGGATCTTGAGATGCAAAGGAAG AAATCACCCTTCACAACCGAGATAA
- the LOC125231434 gene encoding uncharacterized protein LOC125231434: protein MAIDDSFSAIRKALDAVITAMESSKSLVVLNPESSVIPVKSSMMELQHDASTATLQIATRKRRWQQKREAVSNQNRKRMKKTCIFCNGEHYSEDCTKFNTYKERIGKLQDRCYVCLQIGHRASRCTRRRKCVHCSKMHNRALCRQKVQRDSCNPSKDSGGEKSTH from the exons ATGGCGATTGATGATTCATTTTCTGCAATCCGAAAAGCTTTAGATGCTGTAATAACAGCAATGGAAAGTTCGAAGAGTTTGGTCGTTTTAAATCCAGAGAGTTCTGTTATTCCTGTGAAGTCCAGCATGATGGAGCTTCAACATGATGCTTCAACAGCGACGTTGCAAATTGCTACGAGAAAACGAAGATGGCAACAAAAGAGGGAAGCTGTCTCAAATCAAAATAGGAAACGCATGAAGAAAACATGTATATTTTGTAACGGGGAGCACTATAGTGAAGATTGCACCAAATTCAACACCTATAAGGAAAGGATCGGGAAACTGCAAGACAGGTGCTACGTTTGCCTTCAAATAGGGCATCGTGCCTCCAGATGTACCAGGAGGAGGAAGTGTGTGCATTGCTCAAAGATGCACAATAGAGCATTGTGTCGACAAAAGGTGCAGCGGG ACAGCTGTAACCCAAGTAAGGACAGCGGAGGGGAGAAGTCTACACATTAG
- the LOC125231289 gene encoding uncharacterized protein LOC125231289 gives MDLLVSTLELRLERLTEALTGAAEALHSMETGVERDRIVAVKINVNNRLSSFTTDLNRYLSGDSANVREDLWKQCRDVQIKAEDVLTELEIAMKLYCHEGDNNNRTRLPKLELGKYNGDVLKWNTFWDKFAANVDNKDIANVEKLSYLLASLEGPALQAVEGLETTNLNYPIAVDILSSRFGKPSKVIDAHNEALQKLTVAKDLPEDCRCTLNTIEKHLRYIKCD, from the exons ATGGACCTTTTAGTTTCAACATTAGAATTGCGCTTAGAGAGGCTAACAGAAGCTTTAACGGGAGCCGCCGAGGCTCTTCATAGTATGGAGACCGGCGTAGAAAGGGACAGGATAGTTGCcgtcaaaattaatgttaataatagATTATCGTCGTTCACAACAGACCTCAACAGATATTTGTCTGGTGATAGCGCCAATGTAAGAGAAGATCTTTGGAAACAGTGTCGCGACGTGCAGATTAAAGCGGAGGACGTGCTAACGGAATTGGAAATTGCCATGAAACTCTACTGCCACGAAGGAGATAACAATAATAGGACACGTCTACCTAAATTAGAACTCGGCAAATATAATGGTGATGTCCTAAAGTGGAATACATTCTGGGACAAGTTTGCAGCCAATGTCGACAATAAGGATATTGCCAATGTGGAGAAGCTCTCATACCTGCTAGCATCTTTGGAGGGACCAGCCCTTCAAGCAGTTGAGGGTTTGGAGACTACAAACTTAAATTATCCAATTGCGGTCGATATCCTCAGTAGCCGTTTCGGTAAGCCTTCAAAGGTCATTGACGCTCACAACGAGGCTTTGCAAAAACTTACGGTAGCAAAGGATTTACCTGAAGATTGTAGATGCACTCTGAACACCATAGAGAAGCACCTGAGG TATATCAAGTGCGACTGA